From Yersinia hibernica, a single genomic window includes:
- a CDS encoding PrgH/EprH family type III secretion apparatus protein, whose translation MMRDTEHRVLVMKIASGPLSGNELMLKVGSHRIIIASEQAYKTETDNDGFTTYYVPGEQGHYELTIVCDHDTASVPETENIDQWYLVLSGDCPTIRQPIVFQEVMLTEHFPVVIRMLDTPWKDAKDLSVSAPMTMLETAEKHVSAPLSARRKLNPTYIAGITLALLAALISWQVLNNNNQARKVKTLETLLQGSSSPVAVTTGENGQSLVLVTTQRDLDWSTQRLLREHYQEPVTVKKIITLEKEIESQLSKQLPGLLKVDLSLPCQPVTRWLKGNYPAPDDKLIKQTLTRFLGCPVKSQIESYSSAELLRQAEQGLTKSNVPWRVNNKNGTSIFIINADLNDEQAISVIDFSEHFIQRYGVRHIQFSISLATNHLAGKSLVNNPNGYVLLDNNHWYFNPVAF comes from the coding sequence ATGATGAGGGACACAGAACACCGCGTCTTGGTAATGAAGATTGCCAGTGGCCCATTAAGCGGTAATGAATTAATGCTCAAAGTGGGCAGCCATCGGATAATTATTGCTTCTGAGCAAGCATATAAAACTGAAACCGATAATGACGGCTTCACCACCTATTATGTGCCTGGTGAGCAAGGTCATTACGAACTGACAATTGTTTGCGACCATGACACGGCCTCAGTGCCTGAAACAGAAAACATTGATCAATGGTATCTCGTGCTGAGTGGCGATTGCCCCACTATTAGACAGCCGATTGTATTTCAGGAAGTGATGCTGACCGAACACTTTCCGGTCGTGATTAGGATGCTCGACACCCCGTGGAAGGACGCGAAAGATTTGTCTGTTTCAGCGCCAATGACAATGTTGGAAACAGCAGAAAAACATGTCAGTGCTCCGCTATCGGCACGACGTAAACTTAATCCAACTTATATTGCTGGGATAACACTCGCACTGCTCGCGGCCTTAATAAGTTGGCAAGTGCTTAACAACAATAACCAAGCACGGAAAGTGAAAACACTGGAAACGTTGCTTCAGGGCAGCAGTTCCCCAGTGGCTGTCACTACCGGTGAAAATGGTCAAAGTCTGGTGCTGGTGACAACACAACGTGATTTGGACTGGAGTACACAACGTCTGCTAAGGGAACATTATCAAGAACCGGTGACAGTAAAAAAAATCATTACTCTGGAAAAAGAGATAGAAAGTCAGCTTAGCAAACAATTACCGGGGCTGTTGAAAGTGGATTTATCGCTCCCTTGCCAGCCGGTTACTCGCTGGTTGAAAGGCAACTATCCTGCACCAGATGATAAACTTATTAAGCAGACACTGACGCGTTTTCTCGGTTGTCCGGTAAAAAGCCAAATAGAAAGCTATAGCTCAGCTGAGCTTTTACGCCAGGCAGAACAAGGCCTGACCAAAAGTAATGTGCCTTGGCGCGTTAATAATAAAAATGGCACCTCTATTTTTATTATTAACGCAGATCTGAACGATGAACAGGCTATCTCGGTAATTGATTTTTCCGAACATTTTATCCAGCGGTATGGAGTACGTCACATTCAGTTTTCCATCTCGCTGGCCACTAATCATCTGGCCGGAAAGTCGCTCGTTAATAATCCGAACGGCTATGTTCTGTTGGATAATAATCACTGGTACTTTAACCCAGTGGCATTTTAA
- a CDS encoding EscF/YscF/HrpA family type III secretion system needle major subunit encodes MAVPGLESNGNWSTSAFETVDTTSTSNWGMQYRSGALLNTRVKELADQLKSALSDTKNEMDNPIVLAKISALNGHYNSARQAQSNIMKSIKDTSQAIIRNM; translated from the coding sequence ATGGCTGTACCTGGACTTGAATCTAACGGTAATTGGAGCACCTCTGCATTTGAAACGGTGGATACGACATCAACAAGTAACTGGGGGATGCAATACCGCAGCGGTGCATTGCTCAACACACGAGTGAAGGAACTGGCAGACCAACTGAAGAGCGCGCTTTCTGATACAAAAAATGAAATGGACAACCCTATTGTCCTGGCGAAAATTTCCGCACTTAATGGGCACTACAATAGTGCACGCCAAGCGCAAAGCAATATTATGAAGTCTATTAAAGACACATCTCAGGCTATTATTCGTAATATGTAA
- the sctI gene encoding type III secretion system inner rod subunit SctI, translated as MSMFINISPALLPVAENTIPAMPPSGSVEGRVRNLFASYSVNASQEKAAIINQVNNGDATNPAELLQLQHRVGNYSLGINMISTLTHKSVSAIDSVLKAQ; from the coding sequence ATGTCAATGTTTATTAATATTTCCCCCGCGCTGCTGCCCGTAGCAGAAAACACTATACCGGCGATGCCACCAAGCGGCTCCGTAGAAGGTCGGGTCAGAAATCTATTTGCCAGTTACAGCGTTAATGCCAGCCAGGAAAAAGCCGCGATTATTAATCAGGTTAATAATGGCGATGCCACTAACCCGGCTGAATTATTGCAATTACAACATCGTGTCGGTAACTATAGCCTCGGCATCAATATGATTAGTACGCTCACCCATAAGAGTGTTTCCGCGATCGACTCTGTATTAAAAGCCCAGTAA
- the sctJ gene encoding type III secretion system inner membrane ring lipoprotein SctJ produces the protein MNKLTKFLVISAIWLLSGCDNQTLLTELSQRQSNEVLAVLQENGVEGTRRENGKLGNSIRVARSDFVTAVDLLRLYNLPSKESVEIIQAFPGDSLVASPQAERSRLLSLIEQRLEQSLLTIPGVVNARVHVSYPLSSNNRVKQPQQISSLVTYAGNEAPKMMMSKIKLFLTNSFAEASFDNVSVVIVERPPLQRQAKSEPEFPVSPVLLIAIATALTAGAGALLLLWRRKQQNEAKEVPSNSTEQKS, from the coding sequence ATGAATAAGCTGACAAAATTTCTGGTAATAAGTGCTATTTGGCTGCTGTCTGGTTGTGATAACCAGACTCTGCTCACTGAACTTAGCCAGCGCCAGAGCAATGAAGTATTGGCCGTCCTACAGGAAAATGGCGTGGAAGGAACACGGCGGGAAAATGGCAAACTGGGTAATTCCATCCGGGTAGCGCGCAGTGATTTTGTTACCGCCGTGGACTTATTACGTTTGTACAATTTGCCCTCCAAAGAGTCGGTGGAAATTATTCAGGCGTTCCCCGGGGATTCATTGGTGGCATCACCACAGGCCGAACGTTCACGTCTGCTTTCTTTAATTGAACAACGTCTGGAGCAATCTTTGCTGACGATTCCTGGCGTAGTGAACGCCAGAGTGCATGTCAGTTATCCCTTAAGTAGCAACAACCGAGTCAAGCAGCCGCAGCAAATCTCGAGTCTGGTGACCTATGCCGGGAATGAAGCGCCTAAAATGATGATGAGTAAAATTAAATTATTTCTCACCAATAGTTTTGCTGAGGCCAGCTTTGACAATGTTTCGGTCGTCATCGTCGAACGCCCGCCATTGCAGCGCCAAGCCAAGAGCGAGCCGGAGTTTCCGGTCTCACCGGTGTTGTTGATTGCTATTGCCACGGCACTGACGGCGGGAGCTGGCGCACTGTTATTACTCTGGCGTCGCAAGCAACAAAACGAGGCCAAAGAGGTGCCATCAAACAGTACGGAGCAAAAGTCATGA
- a CDS encoding HrpE/YscL family type III secretion apparatus protein translates to MSQQSEPDIRQTAQEKVLIKHQAMKASRYQKVLITQAKKQAAEHCQLAQQEAQEIRHIAYQQGYQQGLQKLLADLLLGLESSQRQYQQALASSEEQLQTLLTEIFSDTRMYEIVSDHFIRQHPEYPQTQIHLPPSLLHKLKPTLAEIKHLTILSGSEKSIALEIDNEILHFSPESATQRILPHILSLPARCTILQTQQVLYRNFSEQLNQSREPHDNFNTELHIENDNNNHGC, encoded by the coding sequence ATGTCACAACAATCTGAACCGGATATCCGGCAAACAGCCCAGGAAAAGGTCTTGATTAAACATCAGGCCATGAAAGCAAGCCGCTATCAAAAAGTGTTGATAACTCAGGCAAAAAAACAGGCCGCAGAGCACTGTCAGTTGGCTCAGCAAGAAGCACAGGAAATCCGCCATATTGCTTATCAGCAAGGCTACCAACAAGGGCTACAAAAACTGTTGGCTGACCTGCTGCTCGGGCTGGAATCAAGTCAGCGCCAATATCAACAGGCACTGGCCAGCAGTGAAGAGCAATTGCAGACTTTGCTCACGGAAATATTCAGTGACACTCGGATGTATGAAATTGTCAGTGACCACTTTATCCGACAGCATCCTGAATATCCGCAGACGCAAATACATCTTCCGCCCTCATTGTTGCACAAGCTAAAACCTACTTTGGCGGAAATAAAGCACCTCACCATACTGAGTGGCTCGGAAAAAAGTATTGCGCTGGAGATAGATAATGAAATTCTTCATTTTTCCCCAGAAAGTGCGACGCAGCGTATATTGCCCCATATTTTATCCCTGCCCGCGCGCTGTACTATTTTGCAGACGCAACAGGTTTTGTACCGCAATTTTTCAGAACAACTCAATCAATCAAGAGAGCCGCATGACAATTTCAATACTGAACTCCACATTGAAAATGATAACAACAACCACGGATGCTAA
- a CDS encoding IS1 family transposase (programmed frameshift), producing the protein MAKIDVVCPRCSETHGVIRNGHSGSGAQLYRCNQCLKTFQLSYRYNGAKPETHQAIVDMAMNGSGCRDTARVLRISLNTVLRHLKNFTPHQVAQNVEPSAEVVICCEADEQWSYVRCKGNQRWLFYAYDRIRKRVIAHVFGPRNALTLKRLLVLLSQFSIAFYMTDAWPVYRTLLSSTSHVISKKYTQRIERHNLNLRTHLKRLARKTICFSKSEEMHDKIIGWYLTINHYH; encoded by the exons ATGGCAAAGATTGATGTGGTTTGTCCTCGCTGTTCTGAAACTCATGGGGTTATCCGAAACGGCCACTCCGGCTCAGGGGCGCAGCTCTATCGCTGTAACCAATGCCTGAAGACCTTCCAGCTCAGCTATCGCTACAACGGAGCTAAACCCGAAACCCATCAGGCCATCGTTGATATGGCGATGAACGGCTCCGGATGCCGCGATACAGCACGGGTTCTACGGATAAGCCTCAATACCGTTCTGCGTCATCTAAAAAACT TTACGCCGCACCAGGTAGCGCAAAACGTAGAGCCTAGCGCAGAGGTGGTTATCTGCTGTGAAGCCGATGAGCAGTGGTCATATGTCCGCTGTAAAGGCAATCAACGCTGGCTGTTTTATGCCTATGACCGCATCCGAAAGCGCGTTATCGCCCATGTATTTGGCCCGCGAAATGCTTTGACATTAAAGCGTCTTCTGGTTTTGCTGAGCCAGTTTAGCATTGCCTTCTACATGACCGATGCCTGGCCGGTATACCGCACTTTATTGTCCTCAACCAGTCATGTTATCAGCAAGAAATACACCCAGAGGATAGAGCGACATAATCTGAACTTGCGAACCCATCTCAAACGGTTAGCCCGCAAGACTATCTGCTTCTCAAAATCAGAAGAAATGCACGATAAGATCATCGGATGGTATCTGACAATTAACCATTACCACTAA
- a CDS encoding lytic transglycosylase domain-containing protein, with product MCGTTHDYGLMQINSVHFNSLKSKGIIDYEQSLMHPCTNIKAGAYLLSLKFKKYGYSWRAVGAYHSETAHHRDRYASKIMKIVSAGPDFSHKNASLLTTTPTF from the coding sequence ATCTGCGGCACGACCCACGATTATGGCTTAATGCAGATTAACTCAGTTCATTTTAACTCACTAAAATCAAAAGGAATTATAGACTACGAACAAAGCCTGATGCACCCCTGCACCAATATTAAGGCCGGAGCCTATTTGCTGAGCCTGAAGTTTAAAAAGTATGGCTATAGTTGGCGTGCTGTCGGTGCTTATCATTCAGAAACCGCCCATCATAGAGATAGGTACGCAAGTAAAATTATGAAAATAGTCAGTGCTGGTCCTGACTTTTCCCATAAGAATGCGTCACTATTAACAACCACTCCCACCTTTTAA
- a CDS encoding winged helix-turn-helix domain-containing protein has product MNNNELTPPNVILCQDVIFNSWKRTLTQKEAVVLLSESETCLLKMLLAKTCSKREVMYEIWEKRGVIVTESSYYKLVRQLRSSFKKARLDESLIATLPRIGISYTGTKKTLSAESTSIDTLKNKIVRKKNIIEIAITSCTLAIAASCSYLYIFTAG; this is encoded by the coding sequence ATGAACAATAATGAATTAACTCCACCTAATGTTATTTTATGCCAAGACGTTATTTTTAATTCGTGGAAACGTACTCTGACCCAGAAGGAAGCGGTTGTACTATTATCAGAAAGTGAAACTTGCTTATTAAAAATGCTGCTCGCAAAGACATGCAGCAAAAGGGAGGTTATGTATGAAATTTGGGAAAAGCGTGGCGTCATTGTGACTGAGAGCAGTTATTATAAACTTGTCAGACAATTACGTAGTTCATTTAAGAAAGCCAGACTTGATGAAAGCCTGATTGCGACTTTGCCCAGAATTGGTATTTCATATACGGGTACCAAGAAAACACTTTCTGCCGAGTCAACATCGATAGATACATTGAAGAATAAAATTGTGCGTAAGAAAAACATCATCGAGATCGCCATCACAAGCTGCACATTGGCTATTGCTGCAAGTTGTTCTTATCTTTACATTTTTACTGCAGGATAA
- a CDS encoding response regulator transcription factor translates to MTPTKTLKIAMVEDEPFSRLALMEILKKYPYHHKEPQQQLIYSDFSLEVIGCVSNTPELIELLKNSHGLEVLLLDYSLAASETDMDASLPQDGAGLIKRQLQLHPELKIIVHTAHKSLAVARLAWQAGAWGFVQKSSDIQELFFAISYVARGKKFFPIELAALPQSTQQDVHHALSERETEVLRMLLNGMKQKDISVSLNISFKTVSNTKTRAFKKLGLTSNTDFFKYAHEISL, encoded by the coding sequence ATGACACCAACAAAAACGTTAAAAATAGCCATGGTAGAAGATGAGCCTTTTAGTCGTCTTGCACTAATGGAGATATTAAAAAAATATCCATATCATCATAAAGAACCGCAGCAACAACTTATTTATAGTGACTTTTCGCTTGAGGTCATTGGTTGTGTCAGCAATACACCTGAACTCATCGAATTACTCAAAAATAGCCACGGGCTAGAAGTGCTGTTGCTGGATTATTCACTCGCCGCCAGCGAAACAGATATGGATGCATCTTTGCCCCAAGATGGCGCTGGGCTTATTAAACGCCAGCTTCAATTACATCCTGAATTGAAAATTATTGTTCATACTGCCCATAAAAGTTTGGCAGTGGCCCGCTTGGCCTGGCAAGCCGGCGCTTGGGGTTTTGTACAAAAAAGCAGTGACATTCAGGAGCTATTTTTTGCTATTTCATATGTCGCCCGCGGTAAGAAATTTTTCCCCATTGAGCTGGCGGCACTGCCTCAGTCAACACAACAAGATGTACACCATGCCCTAAGCGAGCGTGAAACTGAAGTGCTGAGAATGTTACTCAATGGCATGAAGCAGAAAGACATTAGTGTCAGCCTGAATATCAGTTTTAAAACCGTGTCCAATACTAAAACGCGTGCCTTCAAAAAGCTGGGGCTCACATCAAATACTGATTTCTTTAAGTATGCTCATGAAATTTCTCTATAA
- a CDS encoding ATP-binding protein codes for MKFLYKTYLILAFILLSSTANYAAATIVFSPEEQRYIEAHPVVQYGIFPHFYPIEAFNSTGEHIGLTRDYIDFIAAATGIKFQPVSSNSGSESFRNLETGKVSLLTSTSSAFAQSKGLVNTVPIFSTWPVTITRKATRHIATSEDIAEGYVSITDYLSLIEWFTKRYQGVNYKVSNSPEETVGEVIRGRAEAAVVLAPTAFYYMNVIYPGQLKMSRPHNAKIFLVMSARPEDQLLIDIINKVIASISPQQQAELMEKWIIRNNNQEPSQAWSNMYGYGLAAVLLCFLLLVVYRNRRLKMDLIRLGSKNNLELSVLAHELRTPLIGILTACEGLVRKISSPSQRDRLANVIHVTRELLDNLDLSLDYAKINAGSVQQNPQPHLLAELCDTTVKLFISFAETHATTLQVRYLSKQYFLPHLIDGALLSQALNNIVNNAIKHTHSGMVLIECSLLQVDGKKMFCIEVLDTGTGIPHKVLARLSEPFYQGKLSGAARDSNPRPKGTGLGLFVAKKNMHLTGGHLTIASQPGVGSRVRLTFPSVPAHYAIENSLPEGLHIILSADIPPAFSGEISQILEGCEIPYYSSAEPLPTSARGPAIYLQLDEQQSHWQLRNQQGESARVPHPLYASAFYLALSNLCNEDQALELISDNAGLHTADIITQSHRLLVVEDEPLLLEVQQELFSSMGFQVDAVADTQQAYQSWLQHHHRIIVTDCRLDESDGFELVRHLRRLMQDTPEPILIIGQSASLKAEDAQRAREVGMDYLLQKPIAREQWQQLIHDYFASKEKDHD; via the coding sequence ATGAAATTTCTCTATAAAACCTATCTGATATTGGCGTTTATCTTACTGTCATCAACAGCCAATTATGCCGCAGCCACCATCGTTTTTTCGCCGGAAGAGCAGCGCTATATAGAAGCGCACCCGGTGGTGCAATACGGTATTTTCCCTCATTTTTATCCTATTGAAGCTTTTAATAGCACTGGTGAGCATATTGGGTTAACGCGGGATTATATTGATTTTATTGCCGCCGCCACCGGAATAAAATTTCAGCCAGTGTCCAGCAACAGCGGTAGTGAATCTTTTCGTAATCTAGAAACCGGTAAGGTCTCGCTACTCACCAGTACATCCAGTGCATTTGCCCAATCCAAGGGGCTAGTAAACACTGTTCCGATTTTTTCCACCTGGCCGGTTACTATCACACGTAAAGCCACGCGTCATATCGCCACTTCAGAAGATATCGCTGAGGGCTATGTTTCCATCACCGATTATCTCTCGTTAATTGAGTGGTTTACCAAACGCTATCAAGGTGTCAATTATAAAGTCTCCAATTCACCCGAGGAGACCGTCGGCGAGGTCATTAGAGGGCGAGCTGAAGCTGCTGTCGTCCTCGCCCCTACTGCTTTCTATTATATGAATGTCATATATCCGGGGCAGTTAAAAATGTCGCGGCCTCATAATGCCAAGATTTTCCTAGTGATGAGTGCGCGGCCAGAAGACCAGCTGTTGATTGATATTATTAACAAAGTGATTGCGTCCATCTCTCCCCAGCAGCAAGCCGAACTGATGGAAAAATGGATTATCAGAAACAATAACCAGGAACCGAGCCAGGCTTGGTCAAATATGTACGGCTATGGCCTAGCGGCGGTCTTGTTGTGTTTCCTGCTCCTGGTGGTTTATCGTAACCGGCGGCTAAAAATGGATCTTATCCGACTGGGCTCAAAAAATAATCTGGAGCTGTCGGTTCTGGCGCATGAATTGCGCACGCCACTTATTGGGATTCTGACCGCCTGTGAAGGACTGGTGCGCAAAATATCATCGCCCAGCCAGCGGGATAGGCTCGCGAATGTCATTCACGTGACCCGGGAATTACTCGATAATCTTGATTTGTCACTGGATTACGCCAAAATCAATGCAGGCTCAGTGCAACAGAATCCACAACCGCATTTACTGGCCGAGCTGTGCGATACCACGGTTAAGTTGTTTATCAGTTTTGCCGAAACCCACGCCACCACATTGCAGGTTCGCTATCTGTCAAAACAGTATTTTTTGCCCCATCTGATTGATGGCGCACTGCTTTCTCAGGCACTGAACAATATCGTCAACAATGCCATTAAGCACACTCATTCGGGTATGGTATTGATTGAATGCTCATTGTTGCAGGTCGATGGTAAGAAAATGTTCTGTATCGAGGTGCTCGACACTGGCACCGGGATCCCTCATAAGGTGCTGGCACGGCTGTCGGAGCCGTTTTATCAGGGGAAATTATCGGGCGCTGCCCGCGATAGCAATCCCCGCCCCAAGGGCACCGGGCTTGGGCTATTTGTCGCCAAGAAAAATATGCACCTCACCGGTGGGCATCTGACTATCGCCAGTCAGCCCGGAGTCGGGTCGCGCGTGAGGCTGACTTTCCCCTCGGTCCCGGCTCATTACGCGATTGAAAATTCACTGCCTGAGGGGCTGCATATCATACTCTCGGCTGATATTCCTCCGGCATTCAGTGGCGAGATAAGCCAGATTCTCGAGGGGTGTGAAATCCCCTATTATTCCTCTGCCGAGCCACTTCCGACCTCGGCGCGCGGGCCGGCGATTTATCTGCAACTGGATGAGCAACAGAGTCACTGGCAATTGCGCAATCAACAAGGTGAATCAGCCCGCGTGCCCCACCCACTGTATGCCTCAGCATTTTATCTTGCCCTGAGCAATCTGTGTAATGAGGATCAAGCGCTGGAGCTTATCAGTGATAATGCCGGGCTGCACACTGCGGATATCATTACACAGTCACATCGTCTGTTAGTGGTGGAGGACGAGCCATTGCTGCTGGAGGTTCAACAAGAATTGTTTAGCAGCATGGGCTTTCAGGTTGATGCGGTGGCAGATACGCAGCAGGCTTATCAGAGCTGGTTACAACACCACCACAGGATTATTGTGACCGACTGCCGGTTGGATGAGAGTGACGGTTTTGAACTGGTGCGCCACCTGAGAAGGTTGATGCAAGACACTCCTGAGCCAATATTGATTATCGGTCAGTCAGCCTCACTGAAAGCAGAAGATGCCCAGCGTGCTCGCGAGGTCGGCATGGATTATCTGCTACAAAAACCCATTGCCCGTGAACAATGGCAGCAGTTGATACATGACTATTTTGCCTCAAAGGAGAAAGATCATGACTAA
- a CDS encoding Hpt domain-containing protein, which produces MTNPTFSARFRASIRDYLANIEEAMEKGDLAAAQKIGHKMLGLCQLFGTPEQVALCEALENAHSLSCLQQTLPQFYALVDNDDNK; this is translated from the coding sequence ATGACTAACCCAACTTTCAGTGCTCGATTTCGCGCCAGCATTCGTGATTACCTCGCTAATATTGAAGAGGCTATGGAGAAAGGAGACCTCGCGGCAGCACAAAAAATCGGGCATAAAATGCTGGGATTATGTCAGCTCTTTGGTACCCCTGAGCAGGTCGCTTTATGTGAGGCTTTGGAAAATGCCCATAGCTTGTCTTGTCTGCAACAGACACTGCCACAGTTTTATGCTCTGGTAGATAACGACGATAATAAGTGA
- a CDS encoding cytochrome b, translating into MKNKYSCKQVVLHWVSALVIIWATVSGFYVGLFDVSPEMKSLTGFINVSLTTLLIPVFIVRVYFYFTSEKPEEINTTRFTQFIAHAVHFILYLNIAIVLVTGVLMMERDIDFFKLFIIPQPIHNVAVTALFHTIHIFSCATLAALVLLHIAAVIKHELSGKKVLRRMSL; encoded by the coding sequence ATGAAAAATAAATATTCCTGTAAGCAAGTCGTTTTACATTGGGTTTCTGCATTGGTCATTATTTGGGCTACGGTGTCTGGCTTCTATGTCGGGCTATTCGATGTCTCTCCCGAAATGAAGTCTCTGACGGGGTTTATTAATGTTTCACTGACTACATTGCTGATCCCGGTGTTCATCGTTCGAGTGTACTTCTATTTTACATCAGAAAAACCAGAAGAGATTAACACTACCAGATTTACCCAATTCATTGCTCATGCTGTCCATTTCATTCTTTACTTGAATATCGCCATAGTATTAGTTACCGGGGTATTGATGATGGAAAGAGATATCGATTTTTTTAAGCTCTTTATTATCCCGCAGCCTATTCATAATGTCGCTGTTACTGCATTGTTCCACACTATTCATATTTTTTCCTGCGCAACACTTGCTGCATTAGTGTTACTACATATCGCGGCAGTCATTAAACATGAACTGAGCGGTAAGAAAGTGCTTAGAAGAATGTCTCTCTAG
- a CDS encoding winged helix-turn-helix domain-containing protein: MLKIEEYIQLISDESLTYKDIFTLQCSANKLFIHDSQQTIALSEGQKRLLVALLKGINCKRQIISLVWYENHQRISDNNYHQIVFQLRALLQRYNISGELIVTVPHYGLKLNERLISVNNVSSATEIATRQEKASHQVPKRNINSAITRIFNFGRSLFIS; the protein is encoded by the coding sequence ATGTTAAAGATAGAAGAATACATTCAATTAATTAGCGATGAGAGCCTCACTTATAAAGATATATTTACGCTACAGTGTTCAGCCAACAAGTTGTTTATCCATGATAGTCAACAGACTATCGCCTTGAGTGAGGGCCAAAAAAGGCTTTTGGTTGCTTTACTTAAAGGAATCAACTGTAAACGACAGATCATTAGCCTGGTTTGGTATGAAAACCATCAAAGAATCAGTGATAACAATTATCATCAGATTGTATTCCAATTACGTGCATTATTGCAGCGCTATAACATCTCAGGGGAGCTGATTGTGACGGTTCCTCATTATGGTCTTAAATTAAATGAGAGGCTGATAAGTGTTAACAATGTGAGTTCTGCTACAGAAATAGCTACACGCCAAGAAAAGGCAAGTCATCAGGTACCCAAACGCAACATAAATTCGGCAATCACGCGAATTTTCAATTTTGGGCGTTCATTATTTATATCTTAA
- a CDS encoding type II secretion system protein N, which translates to MAILLLIILIVLRIEQHLMPLWLASTNEKGDTLVVTAHENSAKKYEKVELNRLNLFSAAEGNSRVNPYRVGYLTVDDPLLLQAPRSNLAVNLVGVLSSSLHEKSIAIIEQNKRQNSYVQGEKLPENQAVVIKIFDDRVIINRQGYYEALLLDSH; encoded by the coding sequence GTGGCAATTCTATTGCTTATTATCTTAATTGTACTGCGTATTGAGCAGCATCTCATGCCACTTTGGTTAGCTTCCACGAATGAAAAGGGAGATACACTCGTGGTAACAGCACATGAAAATAGTGCTAAAAAATATGAGAAGGTTGAACTAAACAGGCTGAATTTATTTTCAGCGGCTGAGGGGAATTCACGAGTAAACCCTTATCGCGTGGGGTATTTAACCGTCGATGATCCATTACTGTTGCAAGCTCCGCGCAGTAATCTGGCAGTGAATTTGGTTGGCGTTCTGAGTAGTAGCCTGCATGAGAAAAGCATTGCCATTATTGAACAAAACAAACGCCAGAACTCATATGTCCAAGGTGAGAAACTACCTGAGAATCAGGCTGTAGTGATAAAAATATTTGACGATCGCGTCATTATTAATCGCCAAGGATATTACGAAGCTTTGCTATTAGACTCACATTAA